From the Pirellulales bacterium genome, one window contains:
- a CDS encoding sigma-70 family RNA polymerase sigma factor, with protein sequence MSDVAPELLGRVLDEHGPALVLYARQWCSSPEDVVQEALIQLARQRQAPEKLLPWLYRVVRNGAIGAARGARRRRKHETVAAQRADDCFEPAEGDRLDAAEAARCLATLPVEQREVIVARLWGGLSFQEIGDLIGTSSSSAHRWYEAGLEALRERLEPTCVRKTNLMK encoded by the coding sequence ATGTCGGATGTGGCACCGGAACTTCTCGGGCGAGTGTTGGACGAGCATGGCCCGGCGCTGGTGCTCTATGCCCGGCAATGGTGCTCGTCGCCGGAGGACGTGGTCCAGGAGGCGTTGATCCAACTTGCCCGTCAGCGGCAGGCACCTGAGAAGCTCCTGCCCTGGTTGTACCGCGTCGTGCGCAACGGGGCGATCGGCGCAGCCCGCGGCGCTCGGCGTCGGCGAAAGCACGAGACGGTGGCGGCCCAAAGAGCGGACGACTGCTTCGAGCCGGCCGAAGGCGACCGGCTCGATGCCGCCGAGGCGGCACGCTGTCTCGCGACGCTGCCCGTGGAGCAACGCGAGGTGATCGTGGCCCGGCTGTGGGGCGGGCTGTCGTTTCAAGAAATAGGTGACTTGATCGGCACGTCGTCAAGCAGCGCTCATCGCTGGTACGAGGCCGGTCTGGAAGCATTGCGAGAAAGATTGGAACCAACATGCGTCCGCAAGACGAACCTGATGAAGTGA